In one window of Gorilla gorilla gorilla isolate KB3781 chromosome 2, NHGRI_mGorGor1-v2.1_pri, whole genome shotgun sequence DNA:
- the LOC115933194 gene encoding double C2-like domain-containing protein beta isoform X2, with translation MGPGWDLCPPLSAAALGTLDFSLLYDQENNALHCTITKAKGLKPMDHNGLADPYVKLHLLPGASKANKLRTKTLRNTLNPTWNETLTYYGITDEDMIRKTLRISVCDEDKFRHNEFIGETRVPLKKLKPNHTKTFSICLEKPLPVDKTEDKSLEERGRILISLKYSSQKQGLLVGVVQCTHLAAMDANGYSDPYVKTYLRPDVDKKSKHKTAVKKKTLNLEFNEEFCYEIKHGDLAKKSLEVTVWDYDIGKSNDFIGGVVLGIHAKGERLKHWFDCLKNKDKRIEPWHTLTSELPGAVLSD, from the exons ATGGGGCCAGGGTGGGACCTGTGCCCTCCTCTGTCCGCAGCCGCCCTGGGCACGCTGGACTTCAGCCTGCTGTATGACCAGGAGAACAACGCCCTCCACTGCACCATCACCAAGGCCAAG GGCCTGAAGCCAATGGACCACAATGGGCTGGCAGACCCCTACGTCAAGCTGCACCTGCTGCCAGGAGCCAGTAAG gcAAATAAGCTCAGAACAAAAACTCTCCGTAACACTCTGAACCCCACATGGAACGAGACCCTCACTTACTACGGGATCACAGATGAAGACATGATCCGCAAGACCCTGCG GATCTCTGTGTGTGACGAGGACAAATTCCGGCACAATGAGTTCATCGGGGAGACACGTGTGCCCCTGAAGAAGCTGAAACCCAACCACACCAAGACCTTCAGCATCTGCCTGGAGAAGCCGCTGCCG GTGGACAAGACCGAAGACAAGTCCCTGGAGGAGCGGGGCCGCATCCTCATCTCCCTCAAGTACAGCTCGCAGAAGCAGGGCCTGCTGGTAGGCGTCGTGCAGTGCACCCACCTGGCCGCCATGGACGCCAATGGCTACTCGGACCCCTACGTGAAAAC ATACCTGAGGCCAGATGTGGACAAGAAATCCAAACATAAGACAGCGGtgaagaaaaaaaccctgaaccTGGAGTTTAATGAG GAGTTCTGTTACGAGATCAAGCATGGGGACCTGGCCAAGAAGTCCCTGGAGGTCACCGTTTGGGATTACGACATTGGAAAATCCAACGATTTCATTG GTGGTGTGGTTCTGGGCATCCACGCCAAGGGGGAGCGCCTGAAGCACTGGTTTGACTGCCTGAAGAACAAGGACAAGCGCATCGAGCCCTGGCACACGCTCACCAGCGAGCTCCCAGGGGCCGTGCTCAGCGACTGA
- the LOC115933194 gene encoding double C2-like domain-containing protein beta isoform X1, with translation MGPGWDLCPPLSAAALGTLDFSLLYDQENNALHCTITKAKGLKPMDHNGLADPYVKLHLLPGASKANKLRTKTLRNTLNPTWNETLTYYGITDEDMIRKTLRISVCDEDKFRHNEFIGETRVPLKKLKPNHTKTFSICLEKPLPVDKTEDKSLEERGRILISLKYSSQKQGLLVGVVQCTHLAAMDANGYSDPYVKTSSVTRSSMGTWPRSPWRSPFGITTLENPTISLVVWFWASTPRGSA, from the exons ATGGGGCCAGGGTGGGACCTGTGCCCTCCTCTGTCCGCAGCCGCCCTGGGCACGCTGGACTTCAGCCTGCTGTATGACCAGGAGAACAACGCCCTCCACTGCACCATCACCAAGGCCAAG GGCCTGAAGCCAATGGACCACAATGGGCTGGCAGACCCCTACGTCAAGCTGCACCTGCTGCCAGGAGCCAGTAAG gcAAATAAGCTCAGAACAAAAACTCTCCGTAACACTCTGAACCCCACATGGAACGAGACCCTCACTTACTACGGGATCACAGATGAAGACATGATCCGCAAGACCCTGCG GATCTCTGTGTGTGACGAGGACAAATTCCGGCACAATGAGTTCATCGGGGAGACACGTGTGCCCCTGAAGAAGCTGAAACCCAACCACACCAAGACCTTCAGCATCTGCCTGGAGAAGCCGCTGCCG GTGGACAAGACCGAAGACAAGTCCCTGGAGGAGCGGGGCCGCATCCTCATCTCCCTCAAGTACAGCTCGCAGAAGCAGGGCCTGCTGGTAGGCGTCGTGCAGTGCACCCACCTGGCCGCCATGGACGCCAATGGCTACTCGGACCCCTACGTGAAAAC GAGTTCTGTTACGAGATCAAGCATGGGGACCTGGCCAAGAAGTCCCTGGAGGTCACCGTTTGGGATTACGACATTGGAAAATCCAACGATTTCATTG GTGGTGTGGTTCTGGGCATCCACGCCAAGGGGGAGCGCCTGA